GGAACATATTCCACTGACCCATATTGCTCGGATTCTGAAGTGGCAAAATTACACCAAATACATCACGGCAACACAACACCGCTTCCAAACCACCTATGTCATAGAAACGCTGCATAGTGATCACTTACATTGGCTCAACCGTCACAGCGATCACGTGTTTCCACTGCCTTTGACCCACATGAAATACAGTCATGAAAAAGTCGCTCAGGCTCTGAGTCAGGCCCTCAGAAGGGAAATATCGGAGTCATGGTTGGTGGTACACAGCGGCCCGAGACATGAAATCCACGAGCTTTTATTGTTTGTCAAAGAAGTGCAGGAAATAGAAAACGCCCGACCACCTATAGTGCTGATCTGCCCGGGCGAGTATGAAACCACCCCCGAACTGGCTAAACTGGATATATCCCAGTGCAATCTGTACCCGGCCTACCCATTGTTTCCGCTGGCCAAACGCATATTCACCGGCTGTGGATTTAACGTCATGTCGGAACTGAAAACCTGCAGCAAAAAACATCACTTCATCCCATTTGACCGGGTATTCGACGATCAACATTTTCGTGCCGCCAACTACAACAAACAATACCGCAATTCAAAGAAAACCCATAAGCCGGAAACGGCCTGAACGAATCCCACCCAATGGTTCACTATTTTTGCTGTCGGTAGCGCTTTAAACGAAAGGATTTGTACATACCGGCAGCTGTAAACACCCAAGCACAGACAAAATATGCCATGATGGCTTTCAGTTGACCTATAGCAAAGGGCTGACTGCCGTGTTGCAGCATTTTCTCAGGGTATAGAGCAAAACTCGGGGCTGCTCCAAACCCGCATAAATTCCATGCTGCCAGCGCAAAACACAAATAACCCATAGCCTGCAAATCAGCCGCCGCTTTATATGAAGTGGTTAAGGCTGATCGATATTTCATCCAGAACCAAAACGAAATAATGACACATGTGAGAATAATATACCCGCCGGTCCCGAAGTAAGCGCCGCTGATACTGCGCCCAAATGCATGTGGCACCAACACGGGGAAACTTAGCAGAAACAATGCCGTCACCACATACAAGCCTAAATTGGAAGAGCGCTTGGCGCTGAACCAAAGAGCGCTGATCACCATCAGCGCAAAACCCAAAGGGGTACCAAACGCGAATACAAAAAACAAACCCATATCCGCCGGCTTGTTTCGCATGGCTTCCAGACTGGTATTTTGCAGGGTGTCTTGCACTACATAACCCAGCTGAACACAAGCCACGGCAATGACAACCCCAATAAAAAACAACCAGGGACTTAACCGGTAGCCGTCCCAGCGATTGCCGGAGCTACCTTTTGCGGTGATTTCCCGATGGTAAACTGCATCTTCTTCGAGCGGATCCGCTTCTTCATCGTGCGCTGCAATTTCTTTGCTCATACATCCACCTTGCCTCTACTACCGATTGCTCCCGGCAACCCGCTTTACTCTTTCCCCGGCCATTGAATCCAGCCGCTATCCTTGGGAAAGCTCATCAAAACTGGCTGCGTAATGTTCCAGCTTGTTTGCCAGATGCGCCATTTGCGCTTTACTGATTCCACTGTTCATGGCCAATAGCATGTTTTGCACCACTAGACGGTTAGCTTGCAACTTGTCCTTATAAGCTTGCGGATACAACCGCTTGGCCTGTGCAAACAGTTCCATCAACTGTTTGCGCATAGCCTCAGGTTGCGCTTCGTGGTATAGGATCTGCTTCAACTGCTCTTGCCATTGCAAGCGAAACGCATACCGGTCCGCATGGATAGGTACCAATTGTGCCGCATATGTGGAAATCATCTTTTCCTGGGCTTCGGATAGATCTCCCAGCCAGTCAGAAAAATTGTCCTGCATTTTTTCGACAATTTTTTCCAGTTTTTCCTCATCACTGATAGCAATGTATTTTTCCTGGTATTCTGCATTCAGCGATTTGAGATTCTGGAACAATTCCGTTTTTTGCTCCGACGAAATCGTCAACAACAGGTCCGCGATAGGCGGGGCTGCGGCTGCCATTAACGCCTCCCACCCTTGATCAAAACCTTGAAATATTTCTTGGATTTTTTCCGCTGACAGACCGTTACTTACATCGGTGCGGGCCTTACGCAACATTTTGGAATACACGCTGAGTTGCGTACTTCTGTGCCAAGCGAGTAGACTATTGAGTTTGTTATGAAGTTTTATTTGCTGATCTTCGTCCAGGGTGACGAAATCATCAACATAAAATGGCACCACCCAGTCAAGGCGGTTGTAGATCATACTAACACCGCATGCCGAGACACTGAAACTCAGCACCAGGATCAACCATAGTGTTCGAAAGGACGGTTTCCGCATGAAATCACTCCAGCAGTGAGTGATTAATATAGCATGAGGCTGGGAAAAATTGTAACTGGGGGCATCTGGCCAATCCCCCGACACCAAATTCTTAGTTAGACGTTAAACCGAAAGTGCATCACATCACCGTCATGAGTTACATACTCCTTACCTTCCAAACGCCACTTACCGGCTTCTTTAGCACCCTGCTCTCCACCATGAGTGATAAAGTCTGAATAGGCAACAACTTCGGCACGAATAAACCCTTTTTCGAAATCCGTATGAATCACACCTGCGGCTTGTGGTGCTGTAGCCCCTACCCGAACCGTCCAGGCCCGCACCTCTTTCACGCCAGCAGTGAAATACGTATGCAAGTTCAGCAATTTATATCCTGCCCGTATGACCCGATTCAGGCCCGGTTCCTGTAACCCCAATTCGTCCAAGAATTCCTGCCTTTCATCGTCTGCCAACTCCACCAACTCCGATTCAATAGCTGCGCAAACCGGCACCACTTCCGCGTCTTCCGTTGCCGCCAGCTGTTTCACCTGTTCCAGGAAGGGATTGTTTTCAAATCCACTCTCCGCCACATTAGCAATATACAAAGTCGGTTTCACGGTCAAAAAATGAAACTCTCGCAACTGTTCCAATTCCGCCGCATCCAGCCCCAAGGTGCGCACCGGTGCCCCTTGATCCAAGTGGTCACGAATACGTTCCAGCAATTTTTGTAGTGCAATTGCCGCTTTGTCGCCGCTTTTTGCGGCTTTACTTGCTTTGATCAAGCCTTTTTCCACGGACTGTAAATCCGCCAATGCCAATTCGGTATTGATGATTTCAATATCATTGATTGGATTTACCTTCCCGGCCACATGCACCACATCGTCATCTTCAAAACAACGCACCACATGTGCTACGGCATCCGTCTCGCGAATGTTAGCCAAAAATTGATTACCCAAGCCTTCACCTTTGGAAGCCCCTGCCACCAAGCCGGCAATGTCCACAAACTCAATCGTGGTGGGTATCACTTTTTGGGGTTTGACGATTTTTGCTAATTCATCCAAGCGCGGATCAGGCACCGGCACTACCCCAACATTGGGCTCTATAGTACAGAAAGGATAATTTTCCGCTTGTATTCCGGCTTTGGTCAAAGCGTTAAACAAGGTGGATTTCCCTACATTGGGCAATCCGACAATTCCACACTTAATACCCATATTCGATCCTCATTGCAAAGCCGAGCGGCTAACGTTCTATTTTAATACTGTGCAGATGATTCATGGCAATCTGCAATTTGCCGTCCAGTAGCTGGGGAAGATAGCGAATCGATTCGTCAATGATGTCTTCAATACGCTCAGCATCCGCTTTGGCCGCTTTGCCCAGCACGTAATCCGCTACCTCGCGGCTATTGCCCGGATGTCCAATTCCTATACGTAGACGCAAGAATTCCTTACCCAATTGCGCCGCGATATCCCTAAGACCGTTATGACCGCCATGGCCACCGCCTTTTTTCAAACGCACCTCTCCAGGCGGAAGATCCAGCTCATCGTGCACCACCAGTATGTTTTCCACCGGAATTTTGTAAAACCGGGAAATAGCCGCTACGGCAAGACCACTGCGGTTCATATAAGTATGGGGTTTGAGCAGGCGGATTTGATAACCATCAAGGCTCAACAGGCAAACATCAGCATGAAATTTACTTTCATTACGAAACAGCACACCTTTTTGCCGAGCCAATTCATCTACCAACCAAAAACCGGCGTTATGCCGCGTGAGCTCATATTGGGGACCGGGATTTCCCAACCCCACAATGAGATCAATAGTCGACATAAACGCCGGTTTTAGGAGAGCTATCCGATTTTATTCGGCAGCGGCTTCTTCCGCAGCACCACCCTTAGGAGCATGACAACTAACTACCGCTGTATCGTGATCCGCTCCGTGGCTTAAAGCAGGAATGGTCACACCGCTGGGCAGTTTAATATCGGAAAGATGTAAAGCCTGCCCCGTTTCCAATGTGGATAAATCCACTTCGATAAACTCCGGTAAATCCTTGGCCATACACAACACATCCAGGCTGGTCATGGAATGGGACACGCTGCCACCAGCCTTTACGCCCGGTGAATTGGCTTCACCCACAAAGTGCAGAGGAACATGCATGTGAATTTTGTCCGTTTCGCTAACCCGTTGGAAATCCATGTGCAGGATTTTCGGCTTACTGGGATCCCGTTGCACATCTTTCAGCACAACTTTCTCGCTGTTCCCACCAACCTTCATGGTAAGGATATGAGAATAGAATGCTTCGTGCTCCAGATGATGCAACATTTCATTGTGATTCATCAGTATTGATACTGCATCTTGTCCCGCACCATACATAACACCAGGTACTTTATTCGCATGACGCAGGCGGCGGCTCGCACCCTTCCCCACATCCGTACGAACTTCGGCTTCCACCGTAAAACTTATACTCATTGTCAGTCTCCAAGTCTCAATTAACAACCAGCGAAACCGTGTAAAAAAACATCGGCTTGCGCTCTCATGCAATCCGCAGATTGCCTCTTCAACACCGGATTTCGCGACCAAATCCCGTGTTGAAAACAGATAATCAGTCCATAAACTCAATCCATGAACAATGAACTGACAGATTCTTCGTTACTGATGCGGCGCATCGTTTCCGCCAGTAAACCGGCGATACTGAGCTGGCGGATCTTGCCACAAGCCTGGGCCGCATCGGTCAGTGGAATCGTATCCGTAACCACCAACTCATCTAATTCTGATGCAGTGATGTTTGCCACTGCCTTGCCCGACAAGACAGCATGAGTACAGTAGGCCACCACTTTGTCTGCGCCGTGTTCTTTTAATGCTTGTGCCGCCATGCATAAAGTCCCGGCGGTATCTACCAAGTCATCAATCAAAACGCATTGTCGCCCTTCTACGTCACCGATGATATTCATCACTTTAGCTTCATTAGGCCGGGGACGTCGTTTATCGATGATGGCCAAATCCGCATCGTCCAAACGTTTCGCCAATGCTCTGGCTCGTACCACCCCGCCCACGTCAGGGGATACCACAATCAAATTTGGATATTCCTGCCGCCACACATCACCTAACAAGATTGGGGATGCGTAAATATTGTCCATGGGTTTTTCAAAAAAACCCTGAATCTGGTCAGCGTGCAAATCAACCGTAAGTACCCGATCTGCACCGGTGGTGGTAATCAAGTCCGCCACGACCTTTGCTGTTAACGGCACTCTGGCCGAACGAGGCCGGCGATCTTGACGGGAATAACCAAAATAGGGAATAACCGCGGTAATACGATAAGCCGAAGCCCGGCGAACCGCGTCGATAAACACCAACAATTCCATTAAGTTATCGTTGGTAGGCGCGCAAGTTGGTTGAATAATGAAAACATCCCGACCACGGACATTTTCCATCAACTCCAGCATCACCTCGCCGTCGCTGAAACGGCCGATTTGTACCTTACCCAGAGAAATGCTCAGGTAATTGGCCACAGCCTGGGCTAAGTTAGAATTGGCGTTTCCGGCAAACACCATCATTCTGCCGTCAGACACGGTTGAAACCCTCTTAAAAAGTGTGACCTTAAACAAGCTTATCCTAGGCTGAAACAGAATCGGCGCACAGCGCCTTAGGGTCAGCTCCGCTGCGCCGTTCAAAATCCCCGCTGCGCGGGCATTTTGTCGAACCTTTTGACGGTTCTCATCCAGCGTGCTAATAGCTCGTACTTGTTAAACCTGCCAGCCCAATCAATTATTTGGCTGGGGTGCCAGGATTCGAACCTGGGAATGCAGGGATCAAAACCCTGTGCCTTACCGCTTGGCGACACCCCAATAAAAGTGTAAAACTCAAAATTTGCCGAACATTTTCCTGCATTTGGTCTGCAGTGGCGAAACGTTTAAAGCCTTTGCCTTAAATCCGCTCCCCTTAACACCACACCATTGTGTTGGCATTTGTTCGAGCACTTGTTGTGCCCGCTCCTCGCTCGGAACCGCAACAAATACGCTACTGCCGGTACCGCTCATTTTTGCGGAATCGGTTCCAAGCACCGTATTGAGCCAATCTAATGCCGCAGCAACTGCAGGGAATTTTCTCCGTACCAGTGGCTCGAAAACATTTCCCCCGGCTCCGCCAAGGTAGTCGCGTATTGTGATGGCTTGCGAATCTCGTGTCAATTCCGAGTCTGTAAAAAGTTCGGCTGTAGGCACAGAAACCCCTGGGCTGATCACCACAAGCCAAGGCTCCTCCAGGGTCACTTCAGTGAGCTTTTCTCCCACTCCTTCCGCCCAAGCAGCATGCGCCCGAACAAACACGGGCACATCGGCACCCAGCGACAAACCTATATCCGCCAAAGTATCAATGCTGTAGTTCAAGCCCCATAATTGATTCAAGGCCACTAGCACAGTGGCTGCATCGGAACTTCCACCGCCCAGACCACCACCCATGGGAATGTGTTTTTCGACTTGAATATCCACCCCGAAATCGGAGGACGCAACCTGCTGTAGACGGCCGGCAGCCTTGACGACCAGATCGTCTTGGACTGCAACGCCCTCAATTTCACTGAGCCGGTTAATCACGCCATCGTCACGAACGTGAAATTGCAATGTATCGCCAAAATCGAGAAACTGAAACAGGGATTGCAGCTCATGATAACCGTCCGGCCTGCGCCCTGTAATGTGCAAAAACCAGTTGACCTTTGCAGGCGCCGGCCACATCGACACCTCATTAATGCATTGCAGCAGACTCACGCTTCAAGATTCCAGTGATCCACCACAACGATAATTTTCAACTTACCGTTTTTCAGTATCAGTTTACGCGGCATGGGAATAGTCCGAGTATCGGTATAGGACTTGTATTGTATCTGCCAATCGCCCTGTTGTAACAGTGAAACGCGACCCGAATCATCAAGCTCCACGGCCTTAACTCGTCCGGCCATTGGGATGCCACGCAGCCAATATTGCAGACCCGACATGGGAATCTGCCAACCGGTAAAATCATACAGTAAAGTTTGCGGGTTATCCGCATAGGACACATGTCCATCGGCCAGGCGCATTTCCACCCCAAACTGCGGGTTGCTTTTCAACTGCATGGCGCCCTGCCCCAGGGGGGCGTTGATATTGATCAGATAGTCTTCCGCACCTTGTTGCCAGCGCATTTGCCCCGACCAAGCTTGGGTTTCATACCGTACAGAAAGTCTCGCGCTAACAGACCATTGGGGAATCTGTTCCAGGTGTTGTTGCCGTGCCGACAGTTGCGGCAGGGATTGAACGTCTACAGAAGAAGATGAAGTTGAACCGGAAAGAGTGGCGCATCCACTGAGCAGGGATGCGCACAACAATAAAACGAATCTCACAAACCAAATCGCTTCATGACACTGCGCAAAGCCTCATGATCGGGATTGGTCTTGAGAGAATTTTCCCAAGTTTCCAGAGCCTGACTCTTATTACCCATAACCCACAGAACCTCACCCAAATGAGCGGCAATTTCCGGATCTTGGGTTAGTTCATTAGCTCGTTGCAAATGACTCAATGCAGTTTTGTAATTGCCCATTTGATATTGCACCCAACCCATGCTGTCAATCACAGCAGCATCATTGGGCTGCAACTCAAATGCCCGCTTGATATAGGTCAACGCTTCCTCATAACGACTGGTTCGATCCGCCAGCGTGTATCCCAGCGCATTCAGAACTTGAGCATTTTCGGGCTCTTCTTTCAAAATCTCTAACAAATCACTTTCAACCAGCGCCAATTCTCCCAGCTTCTCTGCAATCAAGGCTCGAGCATAGCGGACGCTGGATTCTTTCGGGAACTTGGTCAAGATATCAGAGTAAAACTGCTTGGCTTCCGGATACTTTTTAGTTTCCCGCAGCAAATCGCCTTCTACCAGGAATAACTGAATTTGTTGTTTTTCACTCTCAACACGCACAGTGCCGATGTGGTTCCTGGCGGATGCATAGTCTTGTTGTTTGCTCATCAGAGAAATAACTCTCAATTGCGCATTGAAATAGTATTCCCCATGCCGAACACCCAGATAATAGTTGATGGCGTCTTTATAATCGTTTAATTGCTCTGCAGCCTGCCCCAAATAAAAACTGGTTTCCGCTCGGTGCAATCCCAACTCACGCACTTTCAACAAATGCTCGCTAGCCAGTTTGGGCTTTTTCAGCTGCACCGCCAGTACACCGCTAAAATAGTTTGCATCGGCATGTTTGGGATGCAGTTCGGACAGTCGAATGAACTGCGCCAAGGCAGCGTCATACTTTCGCGCCTCAAACAACATACGAGCATAGGACATGCGTACGTCAGCATTCTTTTCCAAATCCCCATCCAGAGAGGTTTTCAGAAAGCTCAATGCCGTATCACCTTCCCCTTGTAAAGCCAGTACTCTGGCTCGAAGGATAACCGCCTTATCCCAGTTGGCTTTCAATTTCAGAACCTGGTCCAAGGTGGTTAAGGCCAAATCGAAGTTGACATGACGCATGGCCAGATGGGCATAGGCAAACAAGGCTTCGTAATTATCGCGATAGTCTTCCACAACCTTTTCCATGACAGTGATAGCCAGGGACCGATCGGGTTCCCGCGACAAGCGAGAGACAATGGCGCTAAACCCGCGTGCCGTATCGTCTATGTGTTGTAACATTTTTTGATATTGCTCCACTGCTTCGGCTGCTCTGCCAATTTTGAGTAAAGCTCCCGCATAGGTAGCAAAAGACTGAGGATTCTCCGCATCCAACTCTACCCATAAGCGGGCGGCGGACAACATTTTGCTCACATCCTGAGAGTAGCTTGCCACCTGGGCAGCCCGTTCGGCTACTTTGGGATCTTTAGTTTCGGTAGCAACATCCAGATAATTACGAACGGCCACATCCAGATGACCTCGCTGCGCGGAAATCTCCGCCAACAGCAGTCGGTATAGATGTTGAGGTGCAATTCTGGTTTCAAGTTTAGGTAGTAAAGCCGGCTCGAACTGCATGTCGTCCACTTTCGCTTCACTGGTAATCAAATCCTTTTGATTCAATTGAGCTACATCTTGGTCTTGCCCCGTATCCGGTTGCCGCGCCATGGCGCCACATCCAGTCAAAACCGAAATATTGATTAAAAGGATTAGATTTCGACTTAATTTCATCTTGTACTCCTGCCCCCCTACCATTTTTTTATCTACTACAAATTGGATGCCAAAACCGGAGGGTATTTTTCATTAGTGCTTAGAGCTTCTTTTATACTACATTCTTTCCCCACTTGTAATAACTATTTGGTGTTTTCTATTGTACATATTACATGTAATATAGGCGCCAATCGTCGGGTATTCTGGTACTTTTTGTTAAATTTCGCCCCCTTACGTAGGAATATACGTAATTAGGATGAAATTTACTAAGTAGACTATAAAATAACCACTATATTTTTAGTGTAATTGCTAAAAATTGTGCGATTTGGGCGTTCGAAAAGCAACTTCTGGTTACATTTTCCTTTAAAATGCCCGATAGTCACAAACAGATTGCATTAGCAACAAACCAGAACCCGGAATTATCATTTCGATCATTTTAGAGTTAGAGATATAGTCAGCAATGTCGATTTTAGCATTTGGGATCAACCACAAAACCGCGCCTGTCGCTATTCGCGAAAAAGTGGCTTTTGATCCGGGTCAAGTTGTTGACGCCCTCAAAGATCTGGTATCCCGACCGCATATCCAGGAAGCCGCTATTGTATCCACCTGCAATCGTACCGAATTATATTGCGGCATGGACCAGCAAAACCATGACCTGATCACCCGCTGGCTCAGCGACTACCATAACCTGGGCGAAAACGACATCAACCCCTACATTTACGCGCACCCGGACCAGCTTGCCGTTCGGCATGCGTTGAGAGTTGCCAGCGGCCTGGACTCACTGGTATTGGGCGAACCCCAAATTCTGGGCCAAATGAAAGATGCCTACAGCACCGCATCCGATGCCGGAACTTTAGGCAGCCTGTTGGACCGTCTGTTTCAGCACACTTTTTCTGTTGCTAAGCAAGTGCGAACCGATACCGCTATCGGCGCCAGTCCGGTATCTGTCGCCTTTGCTGCAGTCAACCTGTCCAAACAAATTTTCAGCAATTTCCAGGATCATACCGCCCTGCTTATCGGTGCCGGCGAAACCATAGAACTCACCGCCCGGCATCTGCACGAGAGCGGCATAGGACGTATGATTATTGCCAATCGGACGGTGGAAAAAGCCCGCTCGGTTGCAGCCGAATTTAATGCTTATGCCATTTCATTGCCGGAAATTCCCAGTCACTTGGCTGAAGCGGACATGATTATTTCCTCTACCGCCAGTCCTCTACCTATTTTGGGCAAAGGCAGTGTGGAAAGCGCCCTGAAAATACGCAAACACCGCCCCATGCTCATGGTGGATATTGCGGTTCCCCGGGATATTGAAGCCGAAGTGGGTAATTTGGACGATGTATTTTTGTACACCGTGGATGACCTCCAGGAAATCATTCAGGAAGGACTCAAATCCCGGCAAGAAGCGGCCGCCCAAGCTGAGGAAATCATCGACACCCAAGTATCCCATTTTATGAACTGGATCCAATCTTTGGAGTCTGTCAGCACTATTCGCGCAGTGCGGGATCAAGCAGAGATCAAGCGTGACCAGGAATTGCAGCGAGCTTTACAATTGATTCAATCCGGTAAAGACCCGGCACAAGTAATGGAACAACTGGCTAATCGCTTAACCAATAAGCTGATCCACGAACCCAGCACGCAATTAAAACAGGCAGGTTATGATGGCCGTTTTGAGTTGCTGAAAGCGGCTCAGGAACTGTTCAATCTACGCAACTCCGACTAGAATACCGCCTCGATGCACCCGCATCTCGGAACCCAAAGGAAAATAGAGTGAAAGCGTCCATACGCAGCAAGCTGGAAAAGCTTGTTGACCGACTTGAAGAAATCAATGCCCTGTTGGCAGACCCTGAAACTATTAGCAACCAAAATAAATTTCGGGACCTCTCCAAAGAACATGCGCAAATCGGCCCGGTGGTCGAGTGTTTTATGCGTTATCAGGAAACCCTGGAAAACATTGAAGAGGCCCAGGGCATGCTCAAGGACAGCGATCCGGAAATGCGTAAGCTGGGTGCGGAAGAAATAGAACACGGTAAAACCCGCCAAGCGGAACTGGAATTGGAACTGCAAAAACTGCTGCTCCCCCGGGATCCTAACGATGAGCACAATATATTTCTGGAAATTCGTGCCGGGACCGGCGGCGATGAAGCTGCGTTATTTGCCGGCGATTTGTATCGAATGTATGCCCGTTTTGCTGAAACCAAACGCTGGCAAGTGGAAACCATCAATGACAATCCCGGCGAACACGGCGGACACAAGGAACTTATTCTCCGTGTCATTGGCCAGGGCGCCTATTCTCAACTCAAGTTTGAATCCGGCGGACATCGGGTTCAGCGGGTACCGGAAACCGAGTCTCAGGGCCGCATCCATACATCCGCCTGCACAGTAGCCGTGATGCCGGAAATCCCTGAAGTGGAACTACCGGACATCAGTCCGGCCGATTTGAAAGTGGACACCTTTCGAGCCAGCGGCGCCGGCGGTCAACACGTGAATAAAACCGATTCGGCCATCCGCATTACCCACCTGCCCTCCGGCATTGTGGTGGAGTGTCAGGACGAACGCTCTCAACATAAAAACCGTGCCCGTGCCATGTCGTTGTTACAAGCTCGTATTCATGCGGTCGAACAGGAAAAACAAGCGGCGCAACAAGCCCAAACCCGTAAATCTCTGGTGGGCTCAGGAGATCGTTCGGAACGTATTCGCACCTATAATTTTCCTCAGGGACGCGTCACCGACCACCGTATTAACCTCACTCTGTACAAACTGGAAGATCTTATGCACGGTCAGGTGCAAATGCTGATCGACCCTTTGACCGCCGAACATCAGGCGCAACTGCTGGCGTCTATGAGCGATGAAAACTGATGACAACAGCAGTTGTATTCGCAGCGCCCCTCCCAGTATAGCCACCGCCTTAAACCACGCCGTTGAACAACTGCATCAAACCAGCGCCCGCCTGGAGGCGGAGATTTTGCTGGCTTTTTGCCTGCAGCAAAGTCGAACGTATTTAAGAACCTGGCCGGAACGACGGCTGGAGCCGCAACAATGGCAACAGTACCAGGGACTGATTCAACAGCGACACGAAGGTAAACCCATTGCCTATATTGTGGGACGTAAAGAGTTTTGGTCTATGGATTTACAGGTGTCCGAGGCCACCTTAATTCCAAGACCGGAAACGGAACGACTGGTAGAATTGGCCCTGGATCGTATCCCCAACGA
The window above is part of the Gammaproteobacteria bacterium genome. Proteins encoded here:
- a CDS encoding DUF6279 family lipoprotein, with protein sequence MRKPSFRTLWLILVLSFSVSACGVSMIYNRLDWVVPFYVDDFVTLDEDQQIKLHNKLNSLLAWHRSTQLSVYSKMLRKARTDVSNGLSAEKIQEIFQGFDQGWEALMAAAAPPIADLLLTISSEQKTELFQNLKSLNAEYQEKYIAISDEEKLEKIVEKMQDNFSDWLGDLSEAQEKMISTYAAQLVPIHADRYAFRLQWQEQLKQILYHEAQPEAMRKQLMELFAQAKRLYPQAYKDKLQANRLVVQNMLLAMNSGISKAQMAHLANKLEHYAASFDELSQG
- the ychF gene encoding redox-regulated ATPase YchF; this translates as MGIKCGIVGLPNVGKSTLFNALTKAGIQAENYPFCTIEPNVGVVPVPDPRLDELAKIVKPQKVIPTTIEFVDIAGLVAGASKGEGLGNQFLANIRETDAVAHVVRCFEDDDVVHVAGKVNPINDIEIINTELALADLQSVEKGLIKASKAAKSGDKAAIALQKLLERIRDHLDQGAPVRTLGLDAAELEQLREFHFLTVKPTLYIANVAESGFENNPFLEQVKQLAATEDAEVVPVCAAIESELVELADDERQEFLDELGLQEPGLNRVIRAGYKLLNLHTYFTAGVKEVRAWTVRVGATAPQAAGVIHTDFEKGFIRAEVVAYSDFITHGGEQGAKEAGKWRLEGKEYVTHDGDVMHFRFNV
- the lolB gene encoding lipoprotein insertase outer membrane protein LolB, producing MRFVLLLCASLLSGCATLSGSTSSSSVDVQSLPQLSARQQHLEQIPQWSVSARLSVRYETQAWSGQMRWQQGAEDYLININAPLGQGAMQLKSNPQFGVEMRLADGHVSYADNPQTLLYDFTGWQIPMSGLQYWLRGIPMAGRVKAVELDDSGRVSLLQQGDWQIQYKSYTDTRTIPMPRKLILKNGKLKIIVVVDHWNLEA
- the pth gene encoding aminoacyl-tRNA hydrolase — encoded protein: MSTIDLIVGLGNPGPQYELTRHNAGFWLVDELARQKGVLFRNESKFHADVCLLSLDGYQIRLLKPHTYMNRSGLAVAAISRFYKIPVENILVVHDELDLPPGEVRLKKGGGHGGHNGLRDIAAQLGKEFLRLRIGIGHPGNSREVADYVLGKAAKADAERIEDIIDESIRYLPQLLDGKLQIAMNHLHSIKIER
- the ispE gene encoding 4-(cytidine 5'-diphospho)-2-C-methyl-D-erythritol kinase; amino-acid sequence: MSLLQCINEVSMWPAPAKVNWFLHITGRRPDGYHELQSLFQFLDFGDTLQFHVRDDGVINRLSEIEGVAVQDDLVVKAAGRLQQVASSDFGVDIQVEKHIPMGGGLGGGSSDAATVLVALNQLWGLNYSIDTLADIGLSLGADVPVFVRAHAAWAEGVGEKLTEVTLEEPWLVVISPGVSVPTAELFTDSELTRDSQAITIRDYLGGAGGNVFEPLVRRKFPAVAAALDWLNTVLGTDSAKMSGTGSSVFVAVPSEERAQQVLEQMPTQWCGVKGSGFKAKALNVSPLQTKCRKMFGKF
- a CDS encoding tetratricopeptide repeat protein: MKLSRNLILLINISVLTGCGAMARQPDTGQDQDVAQLNQKDLITSEAKVDDMQFEPALLPKLETRIAPQHLYRLLLAEISAQRGHLDVAVRNYLDVATETKDPKVAERAAQVASYSQDVSKMLSAARLWVELDAENPQSFATYAGALLKIGRAAEAVEQYQKMLQHIDDTARGFSAIVSRLSREPDRSLAITVMEKVVEDYRDNYEALFAYAHLAMRHVNFDLALTTLDQVLKLKANWDKAVILRARVLALQGEGDTALSFLKTSLDGDLEKNADVRMSYARMLFEARKYDAALAQFIRLSELHPKHADANYFSGVLAVQLKKPKLASEHLLKVRELGLHRAETSFYLGQAAEQLNDYKDAINYYLGVRHGEYYFNAQLRVISLMSKQQDYASARNHIGTVRVESEKQQIQLFLVEGDLLRETKKYPEAKQFYSDILTKFPKESSVRYARALIAEKLGELALVESDLLEILKEEPENAQVLNALGYTLADRTSRYEEALTYIKRAFELQPNDAAVIDSMGWVQYQMGNYKTALSHLQRANELTQDPEIAAHLGEVLWVMGNKSQALETWENSLKTNPDHEALRSVMKRFGL
- a CDS encoding ribose-phosphate diphosphokinase; the encoded protein is MMVFAGNANSNLAQAVANYLSISLGKVQIGRFSDGEVMLELMENVRGRDVFIIQPTCAPTNDNLMELLVFIDAVRRASAYRITAVIPYFGYSRQDRRPRSARVPLTAKVVADLITTTGADRVLTVDLHADQIQGFFEKPMDNIYASPILLGDVWRQEYPNLIVVSPDVGGVVRARALAKRLDDADLAIIDKRRPRPNEAKVMNIIGDVEGRQCVLIDDLVDTAGTLCMAAQALKEHGADKVVAYCTHAVLSGKAVANITASELDELVVTDTIPLTDAAQACGKIRQLSIAGLLAETMRRISNEESVSSLFMD
- a CDS encoding 50S ribosomal protein L25/general stress protein Ctc; amino-acid sequence: MSISFTVEAEVRTDVGKGASRRLRHANKVPGVMYGAGQDAVSILMNHNEMLHHLEHEAFYSHILTMKVGGNSEKVVLKDVQRDPSKPKILHMDFQRVSETDKIHMHVPLHFVGEANSPGVKAGGSVSHSMTSLDVLCMAKDLPEFIEVDLSTLETGQALHLSDIKLPSGVTIPALSHGADHDTAVVSCHAPKGGAAEEAAAE